DNA from Nymphaea colorata isolate Beijing-Zhang1983 chromosome 4, ASM883128v2, whole genome shotgun sequence:
GAGAGAAGAGCTTCCACCACCTTGGATATCTCCCCTCCTGCCCCTACTCCTATCAGtacttaaacaaaaaaatataaaattaaatgaCTCCTGCAATGGATGCCCTCTTACATTATTCTCTACAATTATTGTCAGACTtctgaaaatgcaaaaaaaaaagtgccatgGTAGGCAGTGTAGTTGTGATGCAAAGATATTGCGAGTTGTTCAttactaaaataatattttatttatatattttttcatgaatacTTTTCTCTGGTCGGCAAAATCAAGCTGTAACGCCGGATCTGTAGAGCTGCGGCCTTTATTTAGTTTCgaataaaaaaagaatggcGCCGGATCGGGCTCCGTGTCGTTGAACGAATACGAGCACAAGCACGGCTTAACTAGGGGTGAACAGCGAAACCTCGAGCTTGCTGCTTGAGCTCCAGAATAGTTGCTGGACACAAACAACTTGAGCTCCACTCTATAGTTCCGTGTTAAGTTGAAGGTGGATTAGATTAAGACTTGACAAATTCGTTtatagaattgatatttatcgTTACGCGTtaagcttgaacttgactctaTTAAAACTctacaaactcgtttgaataaaattgatattcaactTTATAtattgagttcgagctcaactcgattaaggctcaacaaactcgtaaactcgtttaaATATATGGACctgattaaggttcgacaaactcgattaaggctcgagctcaactcaacaATTACGTGTTAAGCTAGAaatcaactcgattatttaatgaactcgagctcgagttgttaTGCAAATGACTCACCTCAAACTCTTTCATGAGCTAGCTTTAACCAGTCCAGcttgttcacccctaattaACACTTAACAATGCCGATTGTAGCGACAATGATAAATGACGAACACTTTCGTCGCAAGCATCAAACTTGATGACGCCTTGGACATGtatttaattatatttgtaataaaaaatacaaaaaaaggcATTGTGGCCCGAAGGTCATTCAGGAAGGGAGACTCGTAATGCATTGAGAGCCAATGAAGGGTGAAACAAAAATCTTAACTGGGTTGGTACAACGGTATTAGGTAGAGACCTGTTTCAAACTGACATGGAAGTTGCCAGCACCAAGGTCGGTCcgaccttttgcttttttttcagcCGTGAGTCAAACCCAGCTCTTCCAAAGATGAAACTGAAATACTATATAAtttattcttttgtgaaaaGACACAGGAGcgtatgaaaattttgataccCACAGAAATGCTGCAATGTCCAAATTCGGTGAACTGCACGCTGCACATCCTCATGTACGCATGCATTTCAGAGCGTGCTCATATTTACACACAGAAATGAGATTTCTGCGCTTTTTTTTATACGTGGcctaaaaagataaaaaaaaaaaaaaaaatcacctgcACACcaatttttaatgttaatttAAAATACACTCGTATTTCTGATAATGTATCTCATAGGTTATCATAGGCggtttaaaaccaaattttatcTACATTGCTAGGTGAAAAGTGTacaaaaaattgctaaaaaCACTACGAACTGCTAATTACATTATAAACAATCATTAATGTTTGCAGCTACTTTTTAACGAGAAATATTTATGTTTAACTATGCACAGCACCTGACCTCTAGATCCACTTATTTGCTAACATGGAtgattgaaatattttcaaccaGCAAAGTTATCTTAAAATATTGTTGTTGTATTTGAATTGTGAAGTGCcctaacatatatattttttgttacaaGCATTGTAGAATAATATAAACACGTATCTCTTATTACATGACTGATTAGATAAGATTATCAACAATTATGCAGTAATTATATAGTGCACAAGAGCAGCACTGAGCAGAAACCATGGGTGGCTTCCACCGTTTCCTTTCCTACTTTTTCTAACTTTCCTGAATCCCGAGAGCTGCCGTCGTTTCAAAGGGAGGAAAGGTTAGGCTGGCATCAATATCATCGTACGAATCACCAAAGAAAATGGGGCCACGTGCATCTAGCCATCCTTCCAACActatccctttttttttttcttctttctcaaaagCTTCCTCTGATTTAACTTTCGCCTGTATTATTGGACTTGTGATCTCGAATTCATAAACCAcgtttctttcatttattgctTTCTAGTTAagcatctctccctctctctctctctttaaatctgAGGCGCATAATGCATTTTATGAAGATCTTAGTGATCATGACTTCACCAAAGCTGTGGGACGAATGGTAATTGTATTGTActaagagaagaagaagaaaaaaccagaGGCTGATGGGGGCTTTGCAGGGGGCCGACCCATGTTTTCTCCTTTGTGTTTCTCGAAAACCAGAGAACTTCGGGCCTCTGCTGTTTCCTTTTGGGCATTATATATTGTACCAACTACTGCCCTTCCCTCGACCACCCACACATCACAATCCTCTGTCCCTCCTTCCAACTTTCCTGCTTCCAACCCAagttttcttcttgcttcttcactagacctttctttctttttttactctCAATTCACACCTACTATGGCTGGTGAGTCTAGTGTGCAGGCTTCATCTCCGCTGGAGATGAAAGGTTTCGGACCTCTTGACCAGAAACTGGCTATGGCGAAGCGCTGTGGCCATGGTAACGCTTTTCCCACTCTCATCATCTTATACATTTTCGTCCTCTGAGatgggtttcttttttttttggctcaagGAAACTGATATGGTCTCTCGTATTCTTGATCTGAGGGCTACATTGTGCTGCTTTCTAAAGAGGACTAATGTATACTGTATTTGGTGATGACAGAGGGAGTGGTAGCAGGAGCAAGAGCAGCTGTGGTTGCAACTGTTGCTAGTGCAGTCCCCACTGTAATTacctttctctgtctctctctctctgagctcACTTTTCCCTCTGTATTTGCAATGAGAAGCTTACTGATGATGGCGTTACATGAAATGGCAGTTGGCAAGCGTGAGAATGGTACCATGGGCAAGGCGCAACCTCAACCCCACAGCTCAGGCCCTCATCGTCTCCTTAGGTATAAATCAATGCCCCAAACAACCCGTCTTCTCATCTCATGGACaaacaagcaaagaaagaaagaaagggtgCCTCCAGATCCTGTTTGGTATTAAAACAGGTCCTCTGTTCCCCGATCTTCTGTGGTCCTGTTTGGGTCCTGATCCGCCCATAACAGGCCACTAAAAAAATTAACCTGCTTCGGAGTCTGTGTCCGTTTCTCAGACCATCTCTTCACGATATcgagataattttttttgttgtttctgtttCCCAACTGTGGTTGGTTGGTATTTGATTTGGTTGCAGTGGCTGGCTCGGCATTCTTCATTGTCGCGGACAAGACTGTCCTGACTACAGCAAGAAGGAACTCCTTCAAGAACATGCAGCTCTAGATTAAACTTTACTTTGTATCTTTTCCTGCTACAAATTTTATACAGCATCTGCTAGTGTTTGTCGTTGGGTTATTTCATGGCTCTAAAGTCAGTACTATGTACAGGTTTCATCAGACAGAAATATATTATCGAGCTGGCAATATTTCAAAAGCCTTTCTGATCAATTGGAATGCATGCACAACCAATTATTTACTCCGGAAACTGAATTCTTTAGTTCTAATCTAAAGAACCTTAAGGACCTGCAACTAAATTAAAGGGTCTGCCTTTCCAGAGGAAAGCCAAGGGCGAGTACAACCTGTATGGGCCATGGCTGGCCGCAACCacgagacaaaaaaaaatcagcctcCAGAATGGTAACACCTTCGGATTCTTTTGTAACCTGTTCTTCGAAACTTTTTGATCTGCCACTTCCAAGAAAATTGAATTGGATAACCTCACGATATTAAACCAGACACGTCGATTACCCGAATGCAcattatttgatattttatcaCGAAGAAAACCCAGTTTGTCATTCCAGAAATTATTTCCAGATGTCGATCATTAGAACAAAATCCAATCATATTCCaaacatgttttaaaatttgtaaatttagATTCTATTCATACTTGGCCCGGGTTGAGATCAGCGTTTAAGTTCTAGTCTACTTGGGTTGAGACCAACAACTGAACTGATGTATTTGGTTACTGCTTAGTCAGACTCGGTACAAGAATTCAATATAAAATTGTTACTTAGTAATTGTACATAATTGTATGGTCGTTCCATATATCTCCTAGCATTAATTGGCAAACGAAGCATCCTGGTACTCTGCATCACGCTTACCATGTCACGATGTATGTTTAGCATGCCCTGTTTTGCCATTTGGTGTTAATTCGTCATATATCGGGCGATTTTGTTAATGTGAAACACCCTCAAGATGACTATCTCTAGAGGATTTAGGCAAACACAATTTATGATCAGGTGTAGAGCAATCAGTTTGGTGCAGTAAGATGATGTTTACGGATGGAGGTTTTGATGTTTAAGAATGAGGGAGGTTTTGCCTCCTGAACTGTAGTCAACACAAAAATGTGTATCTCCCCTCACCCTAACATACTCCGTTGCCTTTCCAATGTGAGTTTCTGGTTTGGCAAATTCGTGTCAAGACTCTAACTGTCGAACGTACTTACTGCTAAGATTTTCAGATCAGTGTTCTCTTCATTTCTACATCATGTCACATGTTCTAGAATCCAAATATTTCAGTACAGCTTGTTCCTAGGTTTTTCAAGAAAACTCTTATCTATTGTGATGTGGGTTGCTGGCAGGCTAACTTTCTTGGAGTACCTTGGAATGACAGATTTGATCCTTATCGGATCTCCGTTCTATCCCAACTTTTGGTATCAATTCCACTATCAGTGCTCTGTTAGGTGGATTAGAGTATTTTCCTGTCGTTTCACACCTGAATTTGTTACTTTTTCAGGCCTATGTAACATGGAACTTGAAAAAGCTCAGTTTATCGTCTATCATTCTTCCGACTGCTTGCAGTTTGTCTTTGGTGCTGCAAGAAAAGAATGTGATGCGATATGTTTGAAAAGGTCCGCAAGTACTTGAATAAAATGCATCTTTCATATGCATTTAGGTCCTATCATATACACTCGGTGTGTTTATGTCACGTAGTGTCGTGAAAGTTGTGACACCTGTCAACTCCCATTTATACAACTGCGTCATATCTGTAGCATATGCGCCTTCCAATATACCATCATCCAGAGTTGTGACATGGTTTCATGTCCTTTGCCATGGATTAAATTCTATATGTGCTAGTAGGCATTTTTGAAGGACAGAAGGAAAAAATACGACGTATTTGAAGTTCGAACACCGGCGATTTCTCGGCAGTATTTGGGCTCATGCTTCTGCCGGCTTCTAAAatgttcattcatatgaaaaacACTTCTCATAAACGAGAATGTTTGAGAATTTAATCTCCTAACTTGATTTATAAATGTTAAATGCCTTCATTACTTAACAAAGGGGTAATGGTTGAGGGACCCTTTCTCTCTGCTAATAGAAAATCCTCTCTTGTAACTCAATGTTTATACAGTGGCGATAGGTGATGAAACAGTGGTTTAGTGGATTGATGTTTGTTAGGCTAGCTGTGAAGAGTCATGTAAGAAATTACTTTCAAAAGCATGCTACCGAGATTAGACAGACTTAGACATGGATAAAAGATGCAACATGGACTTGGTTCAAGATGGGCATACGATAACAGAGCCCTTCGTTGGATATAGATGCTACAAACCATCAAATCATCCGATCAAGAACCCTGTTTATGACAAAATCTTTGCTGCAAGTGAAATATGACATACGTCTTTCATTATGTGGCAGTATCATGCTTACTTTTTCTTGGCaaggaagaaaatttttaagagcAAACAATAGAGTTGCTGAGATTTCGTCATTCACATGATACAGTGGTGGCTTAAGCAATTGAGACTTTGGTAAACAAATTATTCTCATCCTGCCAGTTCCTGTTTAAAGTCCAAGTGGCCTGCTCTACAGCATTAGCTTTCTACTACCATGAGACTCATTTATTGGTTGCTGCATATGTTCTCCTCAAAGGCAGTGTTCCATAACTTGGTAGAGTATCTTCCAGGTATTCAGCCTTGTGAGAAAGGACGTGTATCTCCCGTCTTAATCGGCCATTGAAGGTGATTTTATGAAGTTGTATATACCGGCGATTTtagtcattaaaaaaaaaaaaaaaaaaacaacaacaacggccaagaaaaaatggaaaaggcaTGGTACTTCATGGACTTCTAAAAGATATAACATGAACATCTATACCAAGCAACCATTGCAAGGAAGCGATTGCATTTCTTGGTACTGCCAGTGTCGGTCACTCAACTGGCACTTGAGCATTTGTTGCCTGTTAGCATCGTGATTTTCTGTCCCTCCGCCACCACCAATTATGCATTTAATTGGCAGCGATGGAGGCGATCAAAAAACCTCCTGATTCAATCTCCGTCATCAATTTTGCAGGCTATAATGGGGAATGAACCAGTTCTTGCAGGCCTATGCTTCTTACGAACCAGTTCATTGGAAAGAAAATTCATGCACTCTGATAAATCAAAAACTATTTATAGGCAAAGAAACCAAAATGGGAGTGGATCAACAGCAAACTTCCATGAAAATAATAGCTTTCTTGCAATTTGTTTCATTACTCTTCTTCAAGTGACGCTTCCACTCGGAGAAGAATGAAACCCACCGCCACGCCGACCAGAACAAGGCCATTCATGATTGCAGCAATTCGGAAGATCTCAGAAACAGCATTGCAGGTTGATGAAAGAGCCCCACCACCGCTTCTTCCTTTGGCTTTCGTGGAGTCAAGCACCATCGCGAAAGCCTTTTGGGTGCAGACGGGCAGCCCCAGGCAGCTGATCTGATTCTCAGCCTTCAATCCTCCAAAAGGACTGATGCCACCAATGTAGTTCACCCGGGTGCCCTTCCTCTTAGCAGAGCTGCTGCAAACCCTGCTGCAAGTAAGCAGTGCCTGAGATGCCGTCGCAGAGGCGGTCGCCATCTCTGCAATCCAATTAAAAGTAGTCAATCACTCACAAGCAACTGAAGGGCATAACCGAATCCAACACCCCTGACTTGCTTTTGAAAGTAGTAGAAATTGGAAACTAAAATGCGTAGAGAAAACATATAGGACGAACAAGTTCAGATGGGAAAGGAAGATCAGTTCACCTTAGTAAGAACTGATGGGTGCCTTGCTTGCTTTCTGTGCTTCTTCCTGAATTTGCAGATTGAGAAGCGTAAGGGTGCTAAGTATGAGAAGGAAGCCTGTGGATAAGACGAAGGTAGATGTGTGGTGGGCACAAGCCTTCTGATCCTCTCGTTGGAAATAACCTTTTCCTTTGCGGCCAATACAATCGGTCTCCAAATTCTCCTCATAGATGACTGTATTCACTATATAGGCAACAAGCCTGAAGCTTGAGCCTCACATCTTCGTAATCTAACGGTCTAAATCTAGAGCCTCCTTGTGGGACTCATTCCTAATGGCAGTACTATGAAGTACGTGAGATGAGATGAAGAGTACATCGCAGCATCAATCACATCGTCGGGTTGGACCTCTTTAATATAAGGTGATCCATATCCGGATCCAATTAAGGGGTTGCTGGCTGGGCTAGGCAGATTCGGACCGACGAGCAtttgattttgcaaattggGTCTTGAGGACTTGGATTCTTCAACTACCCAAGTTGGGCAACTCCCTCCTTAACCAGGCTGGTGTTGCCGATGCTACATCAGGTAATTTCGCATACCAATCTCCATTTCATGTACTTGGATGGAAGATGAAGAGAACtgaacatataattaagttGTGAAACTCCTGTAGGTGGACTTCTGAAATGCTTAGTGCTGATAAGCTTTGGTCTAATGGTTGtttcttttgccaaattttCTTCATGCTTCAGCCAGAATTTTGTGGCTTATTGACTCGATCTATAACTAAGCCATGTTTGTAACAGGCTGAGTTTCTTTATCCCTTTTCTTTTCGGAAGACACTCGGTATAGTCTTGTGCAGGCATCCAATGTTTTCAGTATCTAACCATGTATCTCGTTGTAGATTATCAGCACCTTAACATCCTCACTGCTTGTTCGTTGATGCTCAGTAATGTTCTTGAATCGTTGGTAGcagaagttcttttttttttttaatcttttttttggttcacTCCATCTCCGTCTACCTGATTCTGGCAGTCGTCAAAATTTTGTGAAGTTTTGCCTACAATTGATTCCAGCTGATTGTAACTAGCGAGGACGCAGTAGACTGtcatttgttttatatgaaCATTTAAGAGAACTTGCCATACTATAAATTAATTATGACTGATGATTTGTGAATCATGATAGTAACTAAGTTTTAGCATGAAAGCAACCTTTTTGCTTTAACTGGGTTTGCATTGTGAAATTTATGGAGATTATGTTATACCCTACTTCCAGATCCATGAATTTTGAAGCACAAGTATAATGTTAAAACCATATCTCTCAAATCGACGTGTCGTTCCCatccttgttaaataaaaaatatggttgTACTTTTCGATTTGAGAATGTTTAATGCAATCTGACTTTTGTGATGTTATCTTTTGCGGATtcatttttaattgaaaaagtcCGGAAATGGCTTCTTCCCAATTCAAACATAACTTCAGTTTTGAATCAATTCGGCTGATTACttgaaatttttagaaattgatTTCAATAACGACTGATTTTAATGACATTGAGTAGAAAGTAGTCTGGCTTCACCTGTCGATGGCCTGATAGAAATTGGTACCGAAGATTGAGAATTTTAATGCAGTCTGCCtgagaatttttcaaaaaaagaagattGAGAATTTCAACAACCCTTTTCTCGCACACCAacttttaattgatggtggtgGTGCTTTCCTCCATTCCTTCGCAGTCCTACACCCTCTGGAGACGATACCGAGGAAAGCATGGTGAACCGCACAGAGCTCCTAGCTTTCCTTCATCCGGCAAATGTCGATAACGAACAAGATAAATGATGACGATGAGGAATCAAAAGCCCAGACCTGAAAAAGCCAATCCTTAGCATACATTATGGCCGCCTACTAGACTGCATGCAGTGAGCCATCTCTATGGCATTTATAAACCCTTGCTTATGAAAGCCATCTCTATGGATGCTGTCAAGTGTCAACAATGCCTGGAAGTTGCGTCAAGAGCACTTTCTTTCCGGGTAATGGAAGGGGAAACAGATGAAGCCAATTTTGGACTGGCCGGAGTTAGGAACTTAGGTCTACCATGGGGACTGTGTACCTGCAAGGAAATGTTCAATTCAACCTGCTTCTGGTTTGTAAGGTCTGTGATGGTCAAGTTGGTGCTGCTGGACTCATCAGGGATGATACTGGCAGATTTTCCTACGGCATCAGAAAACCTTCTCTATGACGGTAAGAAAAGGCAATTGTAGTGGGGCAATAAGCTGTGAAACAGGTGGTCTACGCCTCCATTCCAACACTTTTCCGTATTGTACCAAGGATACATATAGGACGAAATCGTGAAATTTGGTCTCTAGTCATCATCTTATTATCCAAAATTAACATGAACCACGGAAATGCCTTCGCAATGTTTTcgatgaaacagaaaaaattgaTTTGACCTGCTATTTCCGGCGCCCCTTTGCAAAAGCTCAGCTGAAAATCCATTCGGTCGGCACTGTTCCTTTAAGACCTGGGAAGGATCGATTAGCTGCGAAGTTTTATGATCGGAGAAAGGGAATTTCAGATTGCGAGGTGGTGGCGTACGAAGCAATGTTGGCCGACGCCTGCCATAAAGGCCGATCGCGTGGCTGCCCATCTCTGCCTCGCTTCTGTTCCTCTCGGCCTCCGACCTGATTCTGATTGGCACGCGATCGTGGCGCAGAGTCCTGCGAATCCGTGACAGTCCCCTGTCATGACTCATGATTGGCCTCCAACCTGATTCACGATCCGCATCCTCTggcgcagagagagagagagagggacaggaGGAATATTTTTCCACAGACACCCGCCAGATCTCTGCATCATTTCCATTTTCACCGTCTGACTGATGCGTGCTGATTCCTGTGCAACACCTTCCATTCCAGGCAAATGTCCATTACTCAATCGGAAAGGAGGCCTTGCTCCTtagaaatcataaaaaaaaaagaattccaagttatatcttttaatttatattaataaaaataagatttaggcTCTCAATTTAAATAAAGGGAGGAAACTGCCATATCAAACTTTGGCTTGGGTTGGCTCAGCTGTGATTGGCGTCGGGTTCGAGCCAAGAGGGATAGAGTCTCATCGTtagaataacaaaaacatgaatgTCTTACAAGTGAATATTAATAAGTGAATTTGTTAATCTTACCATGATCCCTATTATTTAAACCAAGCACCGTAATAACAAGTAGCAGCTGTTTAAGGCTTTAAACCAATgaaaacatgtataaattcaAGATTCTCTCGCTCTCTACAGGTCTCTTTATCTTGGTGCAACACCAAGTCCcgataaaagaagaaaacagaaataaacCTGAAAAGAATCctttattttggtttcttttttacAGAATCCGAGTTGCTATGTATTAAACTTCGGACACGAACTCGATTACATCCCAACTGCGAGGATGTATCTGTTTGTGTCCAGCCGGAGGACGTGCTCTGTACCTGCGATTAGAAAGCGTAGGTCTGCATGTGGGGAGTCTGTGTATGAAGAGACTTGAAAGGGGAAAGAAGTGAAGTGATAAGAAAGGAAAGAGGCGCTCATCGTCTGCATTGCTTCCTAGAAGAACAAGTTTACGGGTCACGCGAAGCGCGTCTTTGGCATATTCCTTGCGATTCTCATGTATTGACAGTCGACGGAACAGCAAAGTGGAGGGACCTTGTGTCCTGGTGTGTGAGGTAGGGCCTCCCGCCGACTTCCTTTTCTCCGCCATGTTTACTTcacccttctcctcctcctccttctgaACTTCATCTTTTTCTGTATTATTTGCTTCAACTTCTTCTGagcttcatgtttttctttgttatttgcTTCAAACTGTTTTAGAGGATTGCCCAAGTCCTAAAAAACTGCATCTATCTACGCATATACGTGTCTTTGCATGTGTATGTGTTTTCCCGTATAGCCAGAGACTGGTTTCTTAATTTTATTATGTAGAAGTTTATGAAAGCATGGTGTCGATTCATGATGACGTTTGGAAGACTGGTAGTTTGTAGTGACATCTTCCGTGTTGTGTAACAAGCAAGACAAGCACAAGGCTGAGTTATGACAAGTTCTGTGCTATATTATGCATTGAACTGAAATGGAGTGGAAACAGGGCAATAACAGCGTTTAACTTGGTTAGTTGCAGAGAGCCTTCTAGCCTTCATTTGTTAACCTGTTGACAGCTGTAATTGTTGAGCTGTAAGAATAGTGTAGAAGAAATTGCAGGGCGTTCTTTTTAACAGGCAACATGAAGTGCATCGCCTTTACATGGAAACCATATCTGAGGCCAGTAGTAACAATAATATTGTCAGAGGCTGGTGGGCTCTtataatttagtttatttatatGTTAATGACTCCATACAATTTACTTTATTAATATTGGTGGCCCTCAAATCTGACTTTCTTTTAAGGATCTGAAATTGGACAGATGAAAATTGTTGGataatagtttttcttttaaaaaaaattcctcgTACGAGAGACTGTACCGTGGGAGGTTATTTGAGGGGTCGCACCAGCGGTGGCTGTACTCGATGCTTCTCTTCTATTTTTGAAGGAACTTTTCTGTTCTGCTAAAGGACACGGTCCACCATTTTCAAGGAGTTCCTTGGCGGGCAGCCTAACGAGTGTGCATGAGAAGGTGCTGCATGGATTGCAGGAAAGAGGTAGGCAACTCTTCCCAGAGCAATGGCCGGGACAGTCGACCGTGCTTCTTCACATTGCTTATAGGCGATTTCACAAAGAAGTTGGTAAGTCAGCTTTTCTCCCGGTTTCTGTGTATGCTACGTAGCAACGCGCGAATTAGATGTTGGTCGCAGCTTTGAGTTTTATTAGAAATTGCAGCTTTATCTCATTGTTGTTAAGTGAAAGAATTGTaaccttcatcttctcatgcagTGGATTCCACCATGTTTTGCGGACTATCTCATAACAGGCAGGGCCATCTTAAGGGGTCCTGGTGGTGATGTTTGGAATGTTTTGTTGAAGAGGAAGGGTTGCAGATTCTTCTTTGGAAAGGGTTGGAAAAGATTTGCCAGACAACATCGACTAAATACAGCGGATTTTTTGATGTTCACATATGATGATGCTTTGGAATTTAATGTGCTAATATTTGACAGCAGTGGGTGTGAGAGAGAGGACGCATTTTTGTTAGAAACAGGGCAAATGCggataaaaatgaagaacagaaCAAGCGGCAGAATGCAGGGAAAAGTATATCCAATGAGGCTTATGTTGATTCCATCTCAATGGGAAGAGGGGAAACCAGTAGCCATCAGAAGCAAGGAAAACTAAGCGGATACTCATCGGAGGTCATCCCGAAGCCAGACGAAGCAGCTTTGCAGGGTAGAGACAATTACATTAATCCCTTGTGTGAACAATCCGAAAGGTATTCATTGGTTTCTAAGCTAAAAGTCTTGTGTGGATATTCTCCGAAAATGATGGCATGTGTGGACTTTTGCAGATCAGATTGCAGGAAGCATCCCGTTTATAGATCCCAAAGgtggaaagaaaatgagaaagttGCAAAAGTTGGTTGCAGATATGCATCTGGCGGTATGAAATTTCTTTGCTCAATCACGTTAAAATAACACCTACTAGAGGATGAATAACAAAATCAGGAATTATATGATCAGTTTTCGTGCCATAGAGTGTTAGTCAAGTAAAGACGATACGTGTACTGCTGAAGTCAAACTATAAATAAAAGACTTTCTCCCATCTACAAAGATGTAggactcatatttaatctaatcacCTTTTCATCAAGTTGGTAGTTTCATGAGCAGGCAACTAAGTCATCAGTCCTTGAGAAAATTTCCCTTCAGAAGTCGAGCTTTTAATCTTGAATTGAACAACGCATGGAATTCTTCATTTGGGTTCCTGTGAATGCAAATATATGCAGAAAGCATACACCTATATAACCATATCAACCATGGGTCAATACTTTTCCATAATGGGGATTTTAACTATTTGTCTTTTGTTCACTGAGTTTTTCTAAGGATAACAAGCTATGATATATGAAAGCAGGTCCCTTTAGTCAAGCTCCTGTAACGCCACAATCCATCTACTATTTGATTCTCAGATTTTCTTTCTGGTC
Protein-coding regions in this window:
- the LOC116252967 gene encoding uncharacterized protein LOC116252967, coding for MATASATASQALLTCSRVCSSSAKRKGTRVNYIGGISPFGGLKAENQISCLGLPVCTQKAFAMVLDSTKAKGRSGGGALSSTCNAVSEIFRIAAIMNGLVLVGVAVGFILLRVEASLEEE
- the LOC116253089 gene encoding early nodulin-93-like, which encodes MFSPLCFSKTRELRASAVSFWALYIVPTTALPSTTHTSQSSVPPSNFPASNPSFLLASSLDLSFFFYSQFTPTMAGESSVQASSPLEMKGFGPLDQKLAMAKRCGHEGVVAGARAAVVATVASAVPTLASVRMVPWARRNLNPTAQALIVSLVAGSAFFIVADKTVLTTARRNSFKNMQL
- the LOC126410023 gene encoding B3 domain-containing protein Os06g0194400-like yields the protein MEGETDEANFGLAGVRNLGLPWGLCTCKEMFNSTCFWFVRSVMVKLVLLDSSGMILADFPTASENLLYDEQNKRQNAGKSISNEAYVDSISMGRGETSSHQKQGKLSGYSSEVIPKPDEAALQGRDNYINPLCEQSERSDCRKHPVYRSQRWKENEKVAKVGCRYASGAEVGRQNQTGTSSLSIIRPPATMEEKSRTLIMASSFHSRHPFFISPMRRSSVSDPFKLHIPAKFAKAHLVMKNTKGILRNAMSGEWPVSCYYDEKRGHMLSAGWPGFVRAHSLVEGDACVFELLEEEGLVLNVIIYRMAG